A genomic region of Sarcophilus harrisii chromosome 6, mSarHar1.11, whole genome shotgun sequence contains the following coding sequences:
- the LOC100920592 gene encoding olfactory receptor 5B12-like produces the protein MISMENRSEVKEFILKGITDNPELQVPLFIMFTLIYLITLVGNLGIVSLISWDSHLHTPMYFFLSNLSLVDFGFSSTITPKVMAGLLRGEKVISFNGCATQLFFFASFGTMESFLLASMAYDRHAAVCKPLHYTTTMTSTVCVYLVSGAYFCSFLAISIVTGNIFSLSFCRSNILEHFFCDITPLLLLSCSDIHITEVVVFIVGIFTVFSPLLIIFTSYLLIFITILKIHSAEGREKAFSTCASHLTAVSIFYGTSMFMYLQPSSNHSMGSDKIVSVFYTMVIPMLNPLVYSLRNKDVKNTFRKAVRGQQH, from the coding sequence ATGATATCTATGGAGAACAGATCTGAAGTGAAAGAGTTCATCCTCAAAGGAATAACAGATAATCCAGAGCTTCAGGTTCCTCTCTTCATCATGTTCACCCTCATCTACCTCATCACCCTGGTAGGGAACCTAGGAATAGTATCTTTGATCTCCTGGGATTCCCACCTCCATACGCCCATGTACTTTTTTCTCAGTAATCTCTCTTTGGTGGATTTTGGCTTTTCTTCAACTATAACTCCCAAGGTGATGGCTGGGCTCCTAAGAGGGGAAAAGGTCATTTCCTTTAATGGATGTGCTACACAGCTGttcttttttgcatcttttgGTACTATGGAAAGTTTCCTCTTAGCCTCCATGGCCTATGATCGCCATGCAGCGGTGTGTAAGCCCCTACATTATACCACTACCATGACATCAACTGTATGTGTATATCTAGTCAGTGGTGCTTACTTCTGCAGCTTTCTAGCCATCTCCATAGTCACAGGAAACATATTTAGCCTTTCCTTTTGTAGATCAAACATACTTGAACACTTTTTCTGTGATATTACCCCTCTGCTACTTCTCTCTTGCTCTGATATCCACATCACAGAGGTAGTAGTCTTTATAGTAGGGATATTCActgtcttttctccccttcttatCATCTTTACTTCTTACTTACTAATCTTCATCACCATCCTGAAGATCCATTCTGCTGAAGGCCGTGAGAAAGCCTTTTCTACCTGTGCTTCCCATCTCACAGCAGTGTCTATATTTTATGGAACAAGCATGTTCATGTACTTACAACCTAGTTCAAACCATTCAATGGGCTCAGACAAAATAGTGTCAGTATTCTATACGATGGTCATCCCTATGTTGAACCCTCTGGTGTATAGTCTTAGGAACAAAGATGTCAAAAACACTTTCAGGAAAGCTGTGAGGGGACAACAACATTAA